A DNA window from Pithys albifrons albifrons isolate INPA30051 chromosome 7, PitAlb_v1, whole genome shotgun sequence contains the following coding sequences:
- the LOC139674213 gene encoding olfactory receptor 14C36-like, which produces MPNSSSISQFLLLPLADTRQLQLLHLWLFLGISLAALLGNGLIISAVACDHHLHTPMHFFLLNLSLTDLGCICTTVPKAMHNSHWDTTTISYMGCAAQVFSFMLFISAEFSLLTIMCYDRYVAICKPLHYGTLLGSRACAHMAAAAWASGFLNALLHTANTFSLPLCQGNVLGQLVCEIPQILKLSCSHSYLREIGLTVVSVCLGFGCFIFIVFSYVQIFRAVLRIPSEQGRQKAFSTCLPHLAVVSLFLSTAMFAYLKPPTISSTSLDLVVSIPYAVIPSALNPLIYSLRNQELKDAVRKMMTGCFSAARTSQFSSTPRDPPGAVLAVTVKEPGPELSTESTEDKSPRQNLLAEAVLNDSRVQEVSGEENPRRYPRRRISKTRPVCSEEENPTQCPKGGCSLSRCSDPVMEQRHHSREKCYKCWECGKSFRFSSHLIRHQMIHSGEWAYTCGECGKGCSCTSELIRHQRIHTGERPYECSECGKKFRTSSQLFSHQRTHTEERPFCCTHCRKRFKQNSHLVTHRRIHTGERPHSCEECGKSFTDSSNLTKHQRTHQ; this is translated from the exons atgcccaacagcagctccatcagccagttcctcctcctgccattggcagacacgcggcagctgcagctcctgcacttgtggctcttcctgggcatctccctggctgccctcctgggcaacggcctcatcatcagcgccgtagcctgcgaccaccacctgcacacccccatgcacttcttcctgctcaacctgtccctcacagacctgggctgcatctgcaccactgtccccaaagccatgcacaactcccactgggacaccacaaccatctcctacatgggatgtgctgcacaggtcttttcttttatgttgttcatttcagcagaattttctctcctcaccatcatgtgctacgaccgctacgttgccatctgcaaacccctgcactacgggaccctcctgggcagcagagcttgtgcccacatggcagcagctgcttgggccagtggctttctcaatgctctgctgcacacagccaatacattttccctgcccctgtgccagggcaacGTCCTGGGCCAGTTAGTCTGTGAAAtccctcagatcctcaagctctcctgctcacattcatacctcagggaaattgggctCACTGTGGTTAGTGTCTGTTTAGGTTttggctgtttcattttcattgttttctcctatgttcagatcttcagggctgtgctgaggatcccctctgagcagggacggcagaaagccttttccacgtgcctccctcacctggccgtggtctccctgttcctcagcactgccatgtttgcctacctgaagcctcccaCCATCTCTTCCACATCCCTGGACCTGGTGGTGTCAATTCCTTACGCAGTGATTCCTTCAGCACtcaaccccctcatctacagcctgaggaaccaggagctcaaggatgctgtgaggaaaatgatgactgggtgcttttcagcagcaagaacctcccagttttcttct accccccgggacccccccggggccgtgttggccgtgacggtgaaggagccgg gccccgagctgagcacggagagcacggaggacaaatccccccggcagaacctgctggcagaggctgttttgaacgACTCCAGGGTGCAGGAAGTGAGTGGGGAGGAAAATCCACGGAGATACCCCAGGAGGAGAATCTCCAAAACTAGACCTGTGTGCTCTGAGGAGGAAAATCCAACCCAGTGCCCCAAAGGTGGCTGTAGCTTGAGCAGGTGCTCCGACCCAGTGATGGAGCAGCGACATCACTCAAGGGAGAAGTGCTACAAGtgctgggaatgtgggaagagcttcagattCAGCTCCCACCTGATCCGCCACCAAATGATCCACAGTGGGGAATGGGCCTACAcatgtggggaatgtgggaagggctgcagctgcacctCTGAGCTGATCCGCCATCAAAGGATCCACACCGGGGAACGTCCGTACGAGTGTTCGGAGTGCGGGAAGAAGTTTAGGACCAGCTCACAACTCTTCTcacatcagcgcacacacacagaggagaggcccttctgctgcacccaCTGCAGAAAGAGATTCAAACAAAACTCCCACCTCGTCACCCACCggcgcatccacactggggagaggcctcaCAGCTgtgaggagtgtgggaagagcttcactgACAGCTCTAACTTGACCAAACACCAACGAACCCACCAATAA